Proteins encoded within one genomic window of Methanosarcina barkeri str. Wiesmoor:
- the tnpB gene encoding IS200/IS605 family element RNA-guided endonuclease TnpB → MMKAFKFRLYPTATQAVQLNQHIGSCRFVYNWALDQKIKTYEQTGKSISRFDLNKKLPVLKASNEWLGEVNSQSLQGMTKQVESAFTRFFREKNGFPKFKSKKNPIQSFPVPQHYSVNFEKNTVKLPKIEPIKAVFHRKFEGELKTATVSRTCQGHYYISILVEDGKELPTKQKYSESTTVGLDVGIKDFAILSTGEKIENPNYLKNSLNRLKVLQKRVSRKQNGSKNRVKAKHRLAVLHDKITNQRNDFQNKLSFKLISENQAIALETLNVKGMVKNHHLAQAISDSAWSSFVTKLEYKAEWYGKTILRIGQFEPSSKVCHVCGYHNSYLTLKDREWTCPDCKTKHDRDINAAINIKKFALIDQNRIGL, encoded by the coding sequence ATGATGAAAGCGTTCAAATTTAGGCTCTATCCTACAGCTACACAAGCTGTTCAATTAAATCAGCATATAGGTAGCTGTAGGTTTGTCTACAATTGGGCACTTGATCAGAAAATTAAAACTTATGAACAGACAGGAAAATCAATTTCCAGATTTGACTTAAACAAAAAGCTTCCTGTCTTGAAAGCTTCTAATGAATGGTTAGGAGAAGTCAATTCTCAATCATTGCAGGGAATGACTAAGCAGGTTGAGTCTGCCTTCACTCGATTTTTCCGAGAGAAAAACGGCTTTCCTAAGTTCAAATCTAAGAAAAACCCAATTCAATCTTTTCCTGTACCTCAACACTACTCCGTAAACTTTGAAAAAAACACTGTCAAGCTCCCTAAAATAGAACCAATTAAAGCAGTTTTTCACAGGAAGTTTGAGGGCGAGCTTAAAACAGCTACTGTTTCAAGGACATGTCAAGGACATTACTACATTAGTATCCTTGTTGAAGATGGAAAAGAACTTCCTACAAAACAGAAGTATTCAGAATCTACTACAGTGGGTCTAGATGTCGGGATTAAGGATTTTGCTATACTTTCCACAGGAGAAAAGATTGAGAATCCTAACTACCTGAAAAACTCTTTGAACAGGTTAAAGGTTCTTCAAAAAAGAGTATCAAGGAAACAGAACGGTTCTAAGAACAGGGTAAAAGCCAAACATAGGCTTGCTGTACTACATGACAAAATAACTAATCAGAGGAATGACTTCCAGAACAAACTCTCTTTTAAACTCATAAGCGAAAACCAAGCAATAGCTCTGGAAACTCTGAATGTTAAAGGAATGGTCAAGAATCATCATTTGGCACAGGCTATAAGTGATTCCGCATGGAGCAGTTTTGTAACAAAACTAGAGTATAAAGCTGAATGGTACGGAAAAACCATCCTGAGAATTGGGCAATTTGAACCATCTTCTAAAGTATGTCATGTTTGTGGATATCATAATTCATATTTGACATTAAAAGATAGAGAATGGACTTGCCCAGACTGTAAAACAAAACATGATAGAGATATAAATGCCGCTATCAATATCAAGAAATTTGCTCTCATAGATCAAAATCGAATTGGATTATAA
- a CDS encoding PKD domain-containing protein: protein MISCIGYFVAGTKWKWNFGDGKTSIQQNPTHKYPPRT, encoded by the coding sequence ATAATAAGTTGCATAGGTTATTTCGTTGCAGGTACTAAATGGAAATGGAATTTTGGAGATGGAAAAACTTCAATTCAGCAGAATCCAACACATAAGTATCCCCCTCGAACCTGA
- a CDS encoding PocR ligand-binding domain-containing protein, whose amino-acid sequence MTAKMVQSQAINPNPVISVAKDGTVLYSNEGGKPLLHEWGVRVREKLPQHIKIFVQKAIFQKCIEKIKIKVGKRVYFLVFHPLPEQECVNIYGFDISESKKLEGKLQESEALKMTNLELASIIDVQAVQSLMEDFYKLVSIPIALVDLKGNVLSSVGWQDICTRFHRIHPEACKHCMENYITLSSGVLPREFKLNKCKNNMWDIATPIIVDDQHVGYVFSGQFFFEGEPVDYELFRAQARKYGFNEQEYIAALEKVPMLNPAAVNTCMSFLTAFANMVSQLGYSNTRLSQSLAERDAVVDALQESEKRLRLLSNNLPDSAVYQYVLEPDDNTNFVYFSTGVERLFGISISDALRDPEMLYRQIPQTYLERLVEAEIRSARELSDFDMELPLQLSDDQVKWIRLHSRPRRLPDGRIIWDGVLTDITKLKQAEEVLCESESRRKVTEAVDTERKRFFDVLEALPVMVALLTPDHYIAFANRCFREQFGELGDQHCFEYCFGCTEPCEFCKAYKVLETGQPYHWQVTLPDGGMFDAYDLPFTDVDGSPLILEMDIDITKRKEAEEALANIETARKKEIHHRIKNNLQVISSLLDLQAEQFRNREDIKDSEVLEAFRESQDRVISMALIHEELYRGGGFETLNFSPYIQELAENLLLTYRLGITDVSLSMDMEENLLFDMDIAVPLGIIVNELVSNSLKHAFPDRAKGEIRIKLSREENKEYIKNINEGRKSTNFILTVLDDGIGIPENLEIKELDSLGFQLITSLVDQLDGEFELKRNNGTEFIMRFRVMERNNLVQAGLKSQ is encoded by the coding sequence ATGACAGCTAAAATGGTGCAGTCTCAAGCAATAAACCCGAATCCTGTGATCAGTGTGGCAAAGGATGGTACAGTTCTTTACTCTAATGAGGGAGGAAAGCCTTTATTGCATGAGTGGGGCGTGAGAGTTAGAGAAAAATTGCCTCAACATATCAAAATTTTTGTTCAAAAGGCAATTTTCCAGAAATGTATTGAAAAAATAAAAATTAAAGTGGGGAAAAGAGTATATTTTCTCGTTTTTCATCCCTTGCCTGAACAAGAATGCGTAAACATTTATGGATTTGATATAAGTGAGAGTAAAAAGCTTGAAGGAAAACTCCAGGAAAGTGAAGCTCTAAAGATGACAAATCTGGAACTTGCCAGTATTATTGATGTGCAGGCTGTCCAGTCCCTGATGGAGGATTTCTATAAGCTTGTTAGCATTCCAATAGCCCTGGTTGATCTCAAAGGCAATGTTCTATCAAGTGTTGGATGGCAGGACATCTGCACGAGATTTCACAGGATTCATCCCGAAGCCTGCAAACACTGCATGGAAAACTACATAACGCTATCCTCAGGTGTTCTCCCGAGAGAATTTAAGCTGAATAAATGCAAAAACAATATGTGGGATATAGCGACTCCCATTATTGTGGATGACCAGCATGTTGGCTATGTCTTTTCAGGGCAGTTCTTTTTTGAGGGTGAGCCTGTAGACTATGAATTATTCCGAGCCCAGGCCAGAAAATATGGCTTCAATGAGCAGGAGTACATAGCCGCTCTTGAGAAAGTTCCAATGTTGAACCCTGCAGCTGTGAACACATGCATGTCTTTTCTTACAGCATTTGCCAATATGGTTTCACAGCTAGGCTACAGCAATACCAGGCTGTCTCAATCACTGGCGGAGCGTGATGCTGTGGTTGATGCATTGCAAGAGAGTGAGAAGCGGCTGCGTCTCCTGAGCAACAACCTGCCAGACAGCGCGGTATATCAGTATGTCCTTGAGCCCGATGACAATACCAATTTTGTATACTTCAGCACAGGTGTCGAGCGGCTGTTCGGCATCAGCATATCCGACGCGCTTCGTGATCCAGAAATGCTGTACAGGCAAATTCCACAGACGTACTTAGAACGTCTCGTCGAAGCCGAGATACGAAGTGCCCGTGAATTGTCAGATTTTGATATGGAATTACCTCTGCAGCTTTCCGACGACCAGGTTAAATGGATACGGTTGCACTCCCGTCCTCGCAGGCTGCCCGATGGCCGAATAATCTGGGACGGCGTACTGACTGACATTACCAAGCTAAAGCAGGCTGAGGAGGTGCTGTGCGAGAGTGAATCACGCCGTAAGGTTACCGAAGCTGTCGATACTGAACGGAAGCGGTTTTTTGATGTACTGGAGGCGCTGCCGGTAATGGTTGCTCTATTAACACCTGACCATTACATTGCCTTCGCAAACCGCTGTTTCCGTGAGCAGTTTGGCGAGTTAGGCGATCAACACTGTTTTGAGTATTGTTTTGGGTGTACCGAACCCTGTGAGTTTTGTAAAGCATATAAGGTACTTGAAACCGGCCAACCCTATCATTGGCAGGTTACCTTACCAGACGGTGGTATGTTTGATGCTTATGACCTTCCGTTTACAGACGTTGATGGTTCTCCCCTGATCCTTGAGATGGATATTGACATCACCAAACGAAAGGAAGCTGAAGAAGCTCTTGCAAATATTGAGACTGCTCGGAAGAAGGAAATCCATCATAGAATAAAGAATAACCTTCAGGTAATTTCCTCTCTGCTTGATCTTCAGGCTGAACAGTTTAGAAATAGAGAGGATATTAAGGATTCAGAAGTTCTGGAAGCCTTCAGAGAAAGTCAGGATAGAGTAATATCTATGGCTTTGATACACGAGGAACTATATAGAGGCGGCGGATTCGAAACACTAAACTTTTCCCCGTACATTCAGGAACTTGCTGAAAATCTTTTATTAACATACAGGCTTGGAATCACTGATGTCAGCTTAAGTATGGATATGGAAGAGAACCTTTTATTTGATATGGATATTGCAGTGCCATTAGGAATAATTGTCAATGAACTTGTTTCCAATTCCCTCAAGCATGCATTTCCTGACAGAGCGAAAGGAGAAATCCGAATTAAACTCAGCCGGGAGGAAAACAAAGAGTATATAAAAAACATAAACGAAGGTCGGAAGAGCACTAACTTCATTCTAACCGTTTTAGATGACGGTATAGGCATTCCTGAAAATCTTGAAATTAAAGAGCTTGATAGTCTGGGATTTCAGCTTATAACTTCTCTTGTAGACCAATTAGATGGGGAGTTCGAATTGAAAAGGAACAATGGCACAGAATTCATTATGAGATTTAGAGTGATGGAAAGAAATAATCTGGTTCAAGCTGGTCTAAAATCACAATAA